Part of the Methanobacterium petrolearium genome is shown below.
TTCCACCAGGAAGTCTCCTGCCATGAGTGGTATGGAATGGATTGTTCTTCCATCAATCTCTGTCTTCTTCTCGTAACCGTCACCATAAAATTTAAGCTTTTTACCAGTAGTCATCTTTTCATCAGGATCTTCCATGGCATCAAAGACTGCAGTGGTAGCGGCAGTGAGGATACACATTCCCACACGTTCTAGTAATTCGTGGTCCAGTTTCTTCTTGTCCATGTTACAGATCATAATAACGTAACCAGGCCGACCATCAGGTGTTTCTTCTGGTGGCACGTAACAGTCAATTCCTGCCTCTGCCGGGCATCCAATAACTGATGTTCCGTATCCTGTGGCTTCAGTAGCTGCTATTTTCGCCAATTTTTTAGTGGCTGCGGTTACCAGCAATCGTGATACTTGTATACCAAATGCTTCTGCAAAAGTGTCTTGAATTTCCACTCCGTTTATTTCCATGATTATCACCAATCCATCTAGATATAAAAGAATTAATAAGTTTTTCCATTTATTCTTTTGGTTAAACAAGGAATTAAAAACTAACCAAATAATTAAATTTCCTGAATTAAATGTTTATTTAATGTTGCTATGGTTTATTAAGATACGGATCAATGATCTAAAATTTTTATCAAGAAATAGGTGAATAACTATCTTTTAAATCATTTATTTCGAAAATCTGGTTCTTGGAATCTTATTTGGAATGTAGTTCCACCCTCACGGATTAATTTTAAATCACCATGTATTTGAGTTATCAAACTATCAACAACTTGTAACCCCAGTGTTTCTGTGTTATTTAGGTCTAAATCAGGTGGCATCCCCATACCATCATCTTTAACCACCAGAACATATTTACCATCTTCTTTGAGGAAGTTGATGTCGATTTTGCCACTCTTACCGTCTGAAAATGCATGTTTCATGCTGTTAGAAACAAGTTCATTGACGATGAGCCCCAGAGGTACGGCAGTATTGATGTCCAGCATAATATTTTCTGTTTCCAGGTTAAGTTCTACCTGTTCTGGATTAAGAGAATAATTTCTGAATAGTTCTGTGCTTATTGTACGGATGTAACTGCCAAAGTCAACCTCATTATGTTGTTTGGATTGGTAAAGTAGTTCATGGATCAAAGCCATTGACCGGGCACGACGCTGACTCTCTTGGAAAATATTTTTAGTCTCTTTGTCCTTAATATATCTTGATTGCAAATTCAAAAGACTGTAAATCACCATAAGATTGTTCTTCACCCGATGGTGAATCTCTTTCATCAACAGTTCCTTTTCTTCCAGTGATTTTTTAAGTTCTTCTTCAGTTGATTTTCTTTCCTTAACTTCATCTTCTAATTCACGGTTAGTGGAGGTTAATTCAGCAGTTTTTTCCTGAACCATTATCTCTAAATTATCTTTATATTTTTTTAATTGAATTTCTGCTTTTTCACGTTTTATGTCCATACAGTTGAAGGAAAGAGAGTTCCACCATATGAACAGAATGAAAATTATGGTTGTAGAGATCACTACCAGAGAAACACTGAAGTTACCCCCATAAAAGCCTGCATTCTGGCCTAAAATTGCTAATAACCCGAAAAAAATTGGAACAACGATGGCAACCGGAATCAAGCGCCGGGCAAGGTGCCCTCCAAAATAATCACTGGTTATTATTCCCATAGGGCCTTTGTCGGGTTGTGCAAAAAGCATAGCCACTGCCGTTAGAAAAAAAGTGAATGCTGCATATACAGATATACTGGTGTAATTAGGAATGTAATATAACAATTGAACACCGTAAATATAACCTAAAATTGATAATAATGACAAAAACCCGCTTATTATGGTTAGAGCCTGGGATAATCTGTAGCCATTTTCAGTTTTTCGATCCATGCTCAGAAGAGCCAGACCCAGCAAGGAAATGTTAAGCGCTGCAGTAAAAGCCATCCGATTCGGTGTATACGTCAATAATGCTCCTTTTGCTTCCCTGAACATCATCTGGTCAATTCCCAGATTCAAATTGAAAAAATACTCCAACATGATTGCACATCCTAGAATTATGGCAAGCACAGAAAAAATTTGAGCTATGATATGAAACCACTTATTTTTCCTTTGAGTTTGAAATAACCATAAAGAGATTCCAATAGCAAGAAAAGCCAATCCAACATTGCTTTTTACTGTAGAAAAGGCAGGTCCTGGACTTTTAAACGTAGAGATGTTGAATGCCCATCCGAAGAGTATTAAAAATCCTATGATGGCCACGATAATTGCAATGATCCGGGAAATGGATTTTAAAAAGGATATACGGCCAAATATCATTTTTTCATGGGGTGGATCACCAGTTTCTTTAAAATCAGTAGTAGACGTAGTTGTTTCGGATGTTTTCATATCCCCATAGACTCCACTCAGTTTCCATGTTGAATTTCTATTAAAGGTCTGATGGAACCTTACTATATAAATTGTTGTCCATGAACAAAGCAATGTCCAATGGTTTCCTGGATTATGACTATTATTTTTCTGACAATTTTTCCATTGCATCTGCACCAAAGTATGGTATAAATGCCATTCCTATGATGGATGTCATCCAGAATGAGATCAGCCGTTCTACTATGGTGGATGCTGCACTAACTGATGGTGAAATGCCAGCGTATGAATATAATAGTATCATCATGCCATCCACAGCCCCTAAACCACCAGGTAATAATGGTATCATGCCTATGAGGGTTGAAATTACAAAAACCGCTGCTATGATCCCTACAGGAGCCTGAACATTAAGAGCAGCAAAAACTATGTACACTCGAAGGATTTCAAACCCCCATATCAGGAAAGAAAGAGGTATTCCATACAACAATACTTTACGATCCGTGACCATGATTTTCATGCTATTTTGAAATCCTTCAACCGCGTTTAAGGCTCTTTGTTCGAATTTTCTGTGTGTTTTCTCTGAAATTCTCTTTAAAATTCTTAAAAACCATCGAATAACCCTGTCTCCAAATTCACGGTTTAAAGACATGTACAAAGCCAGAATGAAAATCGCAACTAACACTACCAGACATATGGCCAGAGTTATAACCATCCACTGAGGTAAATTAAGGTATAAAACTGCTGCGATTATGGTAAACACTACTAAAGCAATGAAAGGGAATGTATCCAGACCTCTATCTGCTATTACTGTTGCAAATGCGTTTTCAGTTGGGGAAGATGAATATTTGCCCAGTATATATGCCCTTACTGGTTCGCCTCCTCCTCTGCCACTGGGTGTGAGGTTGTTTATGGCCAGGCCCACCATTAACATTGGGAAAAGATGCCTTCTTTTAACTGATATGCCCACTGCAGACGTGGTTACTGCCCATCTTTCAGTCCAGAGGCCATATATTGCCAGCTGGATTAAAACAGCTAAGATCAAATACCATGGATTAGCCATTTTAATGGCGCTTTCAATTTGCCCTGGTCCAATGATTAGTACCATTAAAGCCAGAATACCGATGCCTGCCAACATTAGAAGCAGAGTTTTATGCTTCATTAATATTTCACCGTTCTCACAAAATCAAATTAAATCAGATTATTTATTAACACATCAAAAATTCCAATTAACTGTTGGAAAATATAAAGTTAACTCCATTTAAAGATGTACTGCTTCCCAGGTCAGATCATCCGTATCCAGCAGTATCACAGTTTTTTCTCCGGATAGATACCCGCATACCTCTCCGGGATTGATCATCATTGTTTTCCCATCAGATACCTCCATTTGATGGGTGTGACCCCTTATCACCAGATCATATTTCCCACTTTTTCGAAGTGCGTCCACCAAAGCTTCTGTTGTTCCATGTATTACAGCCACCTTTCTTTCGCCAACTTCCAATTCCTTGAAATCTTCCAACACACACATGTCGCTATACGCAGTTCTCAACATGTGTCTTTCACCATCGTTATTGCCAAAAATTGCTTCCAGGGGACATTGGAGATTTTTAAATGGTCGTGCTGTAAATGGTGCTATCAGATCCCCTGCATGGATGACCAGTTCTGCCCCTGCCTGGTTAAATACATCCACTGAATCCCCAATAGCCTCCAAATGATCATGGCTGTCTGACATAATACCTATCATTTATATAACCCCCTCAAAATACAAAAATCAAAGAAAAACACATTAAATATTGATCATTTGAGAATATATAACTTTTCATAATGGAAAAATGAGATGAAAAAGGAAAAATAAGCAAACATTAACTTTAGTTTCAAGATTTATACTAAAATAAATAAAATTTTTCCTTATCATTTTCAACCTTTTGCAGGGAAATTACATCTAAACAGATGAATAAGTACCCTAATTACGCTCATTTATTAAATAAACCAGAATTTTTTATTTTCCACGATTTTCCTTTAATTCTAATAAACAACTTTCCCATTATTTAATTAGGTGTTTATACATACATAATAATTAGAAAAATTATTCATTTAATTCAAATAAGGGGTGTTAAAAATGGATTTAATAACTATAATCATTGTTGCCATTGTGATCTTGATTATACTGGGACTTTCCATAAAAATTGTAAACCAGTATGAGAAAGGGGTTGTTTTTAGATTAGGGAAAGTTATCGGAGTCAGAGAACCAGGGTTGCGCCTTATAATTCCCCTGGTAGATAGAATGGTTAAACCATCCCTAAGAATAGTGACCATGCCCATTCCTGCCCAGAAAATCATAACCCAAGACAATGTAACCATTGACGTGGCTGCAGTTGCTTACTTTAAAGTGGTGGATGCTTATCGGGCTGTGGTGGAAATTGAAAACTACAACCGAGCAGTTAACCAAATATCACAGACCACAGTAAGAAGCGTGGTGGGACAGTTCACCCTGGATGAGGTGCTCTCAGAAACACCAAAGGTTAACACCAAGATCCAGGAAATTATCGATGGTCACAGTGAGCCATGGGGTATAAAAGTTACCACCGTGGAAATAAAAGATATCAAACTCCCAGACAGTATGCAAAGAGCCATAGCTCTGCAAGCTGAGGCTGAAAGGGAGAAAAGAGCTAAAATCATATCGGCTGAAGGTGAATACCTTGCTGCAGGTAAACTGGGGGAAGCTGCGGATATAATCAGTGAACATCCCGTAGCATTGCAGCTCAGGATCATGCAGGTTTTGAGTAATATCGCTGCTGAGAAGAATTCTACCATAGTGTTCCCTGCCCAGTTACTGAACAGTTTAAGAGACATTAAAGACTTCCTGGGATCTGAAATGGAAGTCTTGGAAAAAGATAAAGGCAAAAAATAACAGGATCCCCCGAGGAGTAATGGATTTTTAACTATTATCCCCCATTTACTCCTCACGCCCATAACATGAAAGTATCATCTAATTAAATACAATAATCAGCAGTTCCGTACTCATATACTGTATCAACATCTCCATAATTAAACTACTCTTTTTATGAATATTTTTTCCAGATATTATGGCATTAAAAGACAACTTACCTGTTAATCTGTCCTTGTGAGATTTTTCTTAGTGAAATTTATATATTATGTTGTTTATCGATCAGAGTATATGAGATTCTATCTTGGGAAGAAAGATTTATTATTAATAGCCAACCCTTTAGGCATGATAATGCAGGGAATAGGCGTAGTAGTACTTATACCCCTCATAGTAGCCATCATATACGGCGAACATGAACAACTCAGTCTTTTAGTCTTTGGACTGTTTTCAATAGGTTTAGGATTCCTCTTCCGAAAGTTGCCTGCAGATTATAACAGATTGCAGCTTAAACATGGTATGATAATTGCTTCTCTGGCATGGTTATGGGCTGCGCTAATTGGTAGTTTTTGCTTAATGTATTCCACCAATATAGACTTTTTGAACGCTTATTTTGAGAGCATGTCAGCCTGGAGTGGAAGTGGCCTCAGCATATATCCCAACGTGGAAATACTACCCAAGTCCATTCTATTTTTAAGAAGTCTTGAACAGTGGGTTGGGGGTTTGGGAGTTGTGATTGTAGTTATAGGTATTTTAATCCGTCCTGGAACTGCAGCAGCCCGTTTATACAAATCTGAAGCACGTGAAGAGAAAATAAAACCCAGCATAGCAAGTACGGTGAAGACTATCTGGTGGATATATCTTTTATACACTTTTGTAGGGATTTTTCTTTATTTACTGGCAGGAATGCATCTTTTTGATGCCATAAACAATACTTTCACCAATCTCTCCACAGGAGGGATGTCCATCAAAAACAATAACATAGGGGCCTACAACAGCGTTCCCATTTATATAATCACCATGATCCTGATGATCATTGGAGGTACCAGTTTCCTGGTCCATTATAAAGCTTTAAAGGGACGTGCCCTGGATGTTTTCCAAGATATCCAATTTAAGGCAATGATAATTATAATCATCACATTTTCTATCTTTTTGCTTATCTTTTCAAAGTTCAGTACCATGGACTCTGTTTTTTTCGTTGTTAGCGCTTTAAGTTGTTGTGGATCAAGCATTCAACCCACACAAGTTATGATTAACTGGCCAGATTACGTTAAAATAATCATACTCAGTGCCATGATTATTGGTATGGCTGCAGGTTCCACTACCGGTGCTTTAAAACTCATACGAGTAGTCACCCTATTTAAAGGAATTTTTTGGGAGATTAGGAGAATATTATCTCCGCAAGGAACTGTTATACCTCGTAAAATTGGAGGTAAACCCGTAAATGACGCAGAAATCAGAGAAGCAGGTAGTTACACATTCATATACTTTTTCTTCCTGTTTATAAGTTGGTTGGTACTTATGCTATGTGGATATGATGGAGTTAATTCACTTTTTGAAGTTGCATCAGCCCAGGGAAATGTAGGACTTTCCATGGGCATTGTATCTCCTACCATGCCAGATATTGCGGAATTTTTCCTTATATTCAACATGTGGATAGGTAGGATTGAGATTATACCTGCTTTGGTATTGTTAAAAGGATTTTTGGACATTTTCAAAAGGTATAAGAGGATAATAAAAACTAATAAAAGATAATAGATGTAAAAAAGCCTGCGAATAATTTTATATGAATAACTGAAGATGTATTTCCATGGATTTTTTCACCCATTTCATTGTTCCTTTTGCGATTTTAACACTTTTCAAGGTTAAAGATAGGTTAGCAGGGGCTTTCGGAGGAATATCCGTCGATTTTGATGTGGTGTTTTTTGTAGTTGGTTTTATTTCCCCCGGACTTTTCATATTCACGCACCGGGGAATAACCCACAGCTTCGTCTTTGGATTGATAACTTCCACCATATTTCTATACATAATATCGCGACCAAGGATATATGGTCTGATCAATCGTGTGATAAAAAGAAACATCGAGGTCAAATTCAATTGGCACAATATATTATTAGCATACTTCGGAGTGCTGGCCCATCTTTTCCTGGACTTCCTGACCACTGGAGGCATACCTCTTCTCTATCCATTTTCCCTAACCCGGTTCACTGCCAACCTCTATTACTACACCGATCCAGTAACCACCATTGCTGCCCTGGCTGTGCTCGTAATACTCTACCTCCGTTTAGATCCTAAATATAAGAAAATAACTCTGGCATGTTTTATGATAATGTTAATTTCCTTTGGAGGTATTCGTGCTTATGAAAAAATAGATGTTATTCAAAGCCAAAGTTTAACCCTCAGTGATGGTTACACTCAGATCACCACCTATCCCACCTCAAATATGTTCATCTGGACTGTGGTGGAGAGTGATGGAGGTTCCAAATACAGGATTTACAGCTATAATAACCTGCAAAAGACTTCTTCAGATATTCGAGAAGTTCAAAATCTCACCATTAAAAATGGAACCTTTGAATCCGCCCAAAAAGCCATAAAATATGCTGACAAGCTACCAGAGGTAGGTGGCTTTAAATGGAACCACGAATACACTTGTGTAAACGCCGAAAAAACGTCTTCTAAGTGGAATATAACCTATTTCGATCCTACCTCATCGCATTTCGGCCCTAATGAGTTATCAGTTCTAGTACCATACCATTGAACTGATAAAAAAATAACTATTTTAATTTAGTGCCCCATTATGCTCATTAATGTCCCCTACTTCCATTACATTATCCTTTATTATAATTAATAGTATCCTGTGGCAATTTCATGGGCCATTTTTACGTGTTTGGAACCATCTTCCACTGCTGGGCCGTGGCCAGGGAGTAAATATTTGATATCCAGCTTGGAAAGTCTCTCCAGAGATCTTCGCATATCACCCATATCCCCACCAAGATCCACCCTACCAAAACCTCCATCTGCAAAGACTGTGTCCCCTGAAATCAGGGTTTCACCATCATACAGGCAAATACTTCCGGAAGTATGGCCAGGGGTGAGTAAAACTTCAAAATCGTGTATTTTGTCACCTTCTTCAAGTTTATGGTGAATTTTCATCTTTTCCATGGATTTTCCGAACATGGTGGCCAGTAATGCCTCTTGATCTCCTTCCTCAAGTGCACGGGCATCCCTGGAG
Proteins encoded:
- a CDS encoding TrkH family potassium uptake protein, which encodes MRFYLGKKDLLLIANPLGMIMQGIGVVVLIPLIVAIIYGEHEQLSLLVFGLFSIGLGFLFRKLPADYNRLQLKHGMIIASLAWLWAALIGSFCLMYSTNIDFLNAYFESMSAWSGSGLSIYPNVEILPKSILFLRSLEQWVGGLGVVIVVIGILIRPGTAAARLYKSEAREEKIKPSIASTVKTIWWIYLLYTFVGIFLYLLAGMHLFDAINNTFTNLSTGGMSIKNNNIGAYNSVPIYIITMILMIIGGTSFLVHYKALKGRALDVFQDIQFKAMIIIIITFSIFLLIFSKFSTMDSVFFVVSALSCCGSSIQPTQVMINWPDYVKIIILSAMIIGMAAGSTTGALKLIRVVTLFKGIFWEIRRILSPQGTVIPRKIGGKPVNDAEIREAGSYTFIYFFFLFISWLVLMLCGYDGVNSLFEVASAQGNVGLSMGIVSPTMPDIAEFFLIFNMWIGRIEIIPALVLLKGFLDIFKRYKRIIKTNKR
- a CDS encoding histidine kinase dimerization/phosphoacceptor domain -containing protein, whose translation is MKTSETTTSTTDFKETGDPPHEKMIFGRISFLKSISRIIAIIVAIIGFLILFGWAFNISTFKSPGPAFSTVKSNVGLAFLAIGISLWLFQTQRKNKWFHIIAQIFSVLAIILGCAIMLEYFFNLNLGIDQMMFREAKGALLTYTPNRMAFTAALNISLLGLALLSMDRKTENGYRLSQALTIISGFLSLLSILGYIYGVQLLYYIPNYTSISVYAAFTFFLTAVAMLFAQPDKGPMGIITSDYFGGHLARRLIPVAIVVPIFFGLLAILGQNAGFYGGNFSVSLVVISTTIIFILFIWWNSLSFNCMDIKREKAEIQLKKYKDNLEIMVQEKTAELTSTNRELEDEVKERKSTEEELKKSLEEKELLMKEIHHRVKNNLMVIYSLLNLQSRYIKDKETKNIFQESQRRARSMALIHELLYQSKQHNEVDFGSYIRTISTELFRNYSLNPEQVELNLETENIMLDINTAVPLGLIVNELVSNSMKHAFSDGKSGKIDINFLKEDGKYVLVVKDDGMGMPPDLDLNNTETLGLQVVDSLITQIHGDLKLIREGGTTFQIRFQEPDFRNK
- a CDS encoding metal-dependent hydrolase — translated: MDFFTHFIVPFAILTLFKVKDRLAGAFGGISVDFDVVFFVVGFISPGLFIFTHRGITHSFVFGLITSTIFLYIISRPRIYGLINRVIKRNIEVKFNWHNILLAYFGVLAHLFLDFLTTGGIPLLYPFSLTRFTANLYYYTDPVTTIAALAVLVILYLRLDPKYKKITLACFMIMLISFGGIRAYEKIDVIQSQSLTLSDGYTQITTYPTSNMFIWTVVESDGGSKYRIYSYNNLQKTSSDIREVQNLTIKNGTFESAQKAIKYADKLPEVGGFKWNHEYTCVNAEKTSSKWNITYFDPTSSHFGPNELSVLVPYH
- a CDS encoding MBL fold metallo-hydrolase codes for the protein MRKINDIIIIDGMGYDSNVYVFNDIIVDTGTGQNMDYILKSIKDAGGSVDDLSLIVNTHHHYDHIGGNQYLDLEVAMHSRDARALEEGDQEALLATMFGKSMEKMKIHHKLEEGDKIHDFEVLLTPGHTSGSICLYDGETLISGDTVFADGGFGRVDLGGDMGDMRRSLERLSKLDIKYLLPGHGPAVEDGSKHVKMAHEIATGYY
- a CDS encoding slipin family protein translates to MDLITIIIVAIVILIILGLSIKIVNQYEKGVVFRLGKVIGVREPGLRLIIPLVDRMVKPSLRIVTMPIPAQKIITQDNVTIDVAAVAYFKVVDAYRAVVEIENYNRAVNQISQTTVRSVVGQFTLDEVLSETPKVNTKIQEIIDGHSEPWGIKVTTVEIKDIKLPDSMQRAIALQAEAEREKRAKIISAEGEYLAAGKLGEAADIISEHPVALQLRIMQVLSNIAAEKNSTIVFPAQLLNSLRDIKDFLGSEMEVLEKDKGKK
- a CDS encoding UPF0104 family protein, whose translation is MKHKTLLLMLAGIGILALMVLIIGPGQIESAIKMANPWYLILAVLIQLAIYGLWTERWAVTTSAVGISVKRRHLFPMLMVGLAINNLTPSGRGGGEPVRAYILGKYSSSPTENAFATVIADRGLDTFPFIALVVFTIIAAVLYLNLPQWMVITLAICLVVLVAIFILALYMSLNREFGDRVIRWFLRILKRISEKTHRKFEQRALNAVEGFQNSMKIMVTDRKVLLYGIPLSFLIWGFEILRVYIVFAALNVQAPVGIIAAVFVISTLIGMIPLLPGGLGAVDGMMILLYSYAGISPSVSAASTIVERLISFWMTSIIGMAFIPYFGADAMEKLSEK
- the fhcD gene encoding formylmethanofuran--tetrahydromethanopterin N-formyltransferase — protein: MEINGVEIQDTFAEAFGIQVSRLLVTAATKKLAKIAATEATGYGTSVIGCPAEAGIDCYVPPEETPDGRPGYVIMICNMDKKKLDHELLERVGMCILTAATTAVFDAMEDPDEKMTTGKKLKFYGDGYEKKTEIDGRTIHSIPLMAGDFLVEEELGIKSGVAGGNLFIMAENPASGLLAAEVTVNAIESVPGTITPFPGGIVASGSKVGSHKYKFLGASTNEKMCVTLKDDVEGCQIPEQVDGVYEIVIDGVSEEAVKAAMKAGIEAAVQVPGVIKISAGNFGGNLGAYKLNLQDLF
- a CDS encoding metallophosphoesterase, encoding MIGIMSDSHDHLEAIGDSVDVFNQAGAELVIHAGDLIAPFTARPFKNLQCPLEAIFGNNDGERHMLRTAYSDMCVLEDFKELEVGERKVAVIHGTTEALVDALRKSGKYDLVIRGHTHQMEVSDGKTMMINPGEVCGYLSGEKTVILLDTDDLTWEAVHL